In Bacteroidota bacterium, a single window of DNA contains:
- a CDS encoding DUF47 family protein: MNFNKIIQSLVPRHDNFFKLFEEDVQNLMVGGKLLEEAFHFPLTEESKNKLRKIEDIEHEGDMITHRIFRELSSSFVVPFDREDIHMLTSSIDDVLDNIQGISKRIFLYEINSFPDAGLQIVHTLNESISELGKAIPLLRDMDNKDKIHEACVHINSCENKADDLFEHAVADLFRNCKDPIELIKIKEILVGLEVATDKCEDAANAIESIVIKNS, from the coding sequence ATGAACTTTAATAAAATCATTCAAAGTCTCGTCCCGCGGCACGATAATTTTTTCAAACTTTTTGAAGAAGACGTTCAAAACTTAATGGTTGGCGGAAAATTGCTCGAGGAAGCTTTTCATTTCCCCTTAACAGAGGAGTCGAAAAATAAACTTCGCAAAATTGAAGACATCGAACATGAAGGGGATATGATAACTCATAGAATATTCCGTGAACTGAGTTCATCCTTTGTAGTTCCGTTTGACCGTGAGGACATCCACATGCTTACCTCATCCATAGATGATGTGCTGGATAATATTCAAGGGATTTCAAAAAGAATTTTTTTGTATGAAATAAACAGTTTCCCTGATGCAGGATTGCAAATAGTTCACACTTTAAATGAATCAATATCTGAACTTGGGAAAGCAATACCCCTTTTACGTGATATGGATAATAAAGATAAAATTCACGAAGCTTGCGTTCATATAAACAGTTGCGAAAACAAAGCCGACGATCTTTTTGAGCACGCAGTTGCCGATTTGTTTAGAAATTGTAAAGACCCGATTGAGCTGATTAAAATAAAAGAAATACTTGTTGGATTAGAAGTGGCAACCGACAAATGCGAAGACGCAGCAAACGCTATCGAAAGTATAGTCATTAAAAACTCTTAA